Part of the Tidjanibacter massiliensis genome is shown below.
GGCGGCGAGGAGGTCTCGCTCGACCGGTGCAGGGAGATGGCACTGGAAAACAACCGCCGGATAGCCATCGCACGCCAGGCCGACGAACAGGCCGCCTACACGGTAAAAGCCACGAAGGCCAACTTCTTTCCCAAATTCTCCGCGGGCGCATACGGTCTCTACGCCTCGTCGGCGAACGATATGAAACTGGCCCTCGGCGACATACGGCTCTTCGACCCAAGTACTCTGGAGGGCATCGTTCCCCCCGCCCTCGAACCGTGGCTCGACCGGCTCTCCCTCCTCCGCCTGCCCGAGCTGTCGCTGAAGCTCGACCTGAACAACTCCTATCTGGCCGGCGTGAGCATCGAACAGCCGGTTTACATGGGGGGCAAGATACACTCCGCCTACCGCATGGCCCGTATCGGCGACGAGCTGGCCGCCCTCAACGTATGCCTGACCGAAGAGGAGGTCATCGTCGAAACCGACCGGGCATACTGGACCTACGTCCAGACGCTCGAACTCCGCAAATCCGCCGGCGCCTACAAGGCGGTAGTGGAGGAGTTTCTGCGGACGGTGAGCAATGCCGTGGAGGCCGGCATGAAGTCGCGCAACGACCTGATGAAGGTACAGGTACAGCTCAACCGGGCGGAACTGCAGTTACAGCGGGCCGACAACGGTGTCCGGCTCTCCCGGATGAATCTCTGTCAGATGGTCGGACTGCCGCTCGACAGCGACATCGTTCCGTCCGAATCGTTCGGCGACGAAACCGCCCCGGCCGCAGCTGGAACCGACATCACGGCCCGGCCCGAATACACCATGCTGTGCAAGCAGGTCGAGCTGAAACGACAGGAGCAGCGTTTCATCCAAAGCGACTTTCTGCCGTCGGTAGGAGTTCGGGGAGGCTATAACTACACGTACGGCATGAAAATCAACGGCCGGCCGCTCTTCGACAACGGCGGATTCTCGGCCATGATAGCGGTTTCGATTCCCCTGTTCCACTGGGGCGAGGGCATGAACAAGGTCCGCGCGGCCAAAGCGGAAACGGCGATGGCCGAACTGCAGCGCGACGAAATGGCGGAGAAGATGGAGCTCGAAGCCCAACAGGCGCTCAACGCCGTGAACGAATACATCCTCGAAGTCAGGCTGACCGAATCCGCCCTTTCGCAGGCGGAGGAAAACATGCAAACGAGCGGCAACTTCTACGAGGCGGGCATGGAACCCATCTCCGACTACCTCGAAGCCCAAGCGATATGGCAAAACGCCTCGGCAGAATACATAGCGGCCCGGGCGAAACTCGCCATCAGCCGGTCGGAGTACATGAAAGCCGCGGGACTGCTGTAAACGGGCTCCGCAAAACGGAAAATGCGCGGGGAGACGCAGGCTGCGTCTCTCCGCGCATACAATCCCTCTATCCTCCCGGCCTGCCGGAGATTCCGGGAGGATACGGTACCGGTACGGATAATTTCGCTACCTTTGCGGACGGGAAATCGCACACCGACGCGACCCTGTACCCGAACGACAACGGCCAAGCCATGAAGAGAAAAGACCTCATCGTCATCGTCTGCGCCCTCGCGCTGCTCTCCCCCTTCTTCCTGTTCCCTTCCGTGTACGAATTCTACAAAGAGTTCAACGCACAGCATGGAATGGTGATGAGTTTCATCAAATTCGCCCTGCTCTCCACTTTCGGCGAATGCATCGGACTCCGGATAACCCACGGGGTTTACAACCGCCCCGGTTTCGGCATTGCACCACGTGCGCTGGTGTGGGGCATTCTCGGTATGGGCATCAGCATGGCCATGACGATATTCGCCTCGGGAGTCCCGGTCTTCCTCGCCTCGCTCGGCATGGAAAACGCCCCGGCAGCGATGGTCCTGCCGCTGTCGTGGCAAAAAGTGTTCGTCGCATGTTGCATATCGGTGGCCATGAACACCATCTTCGCTCCCGTATTCATGACGCTCCACAAAGTGACCGACACCCACATACTCGCTACGGGCGGAACGCTCCGCGGTTTCTTCACCCCGCTGCACATGGGCGACACGCTCGCCGGACTCGACTGGCACCGACAGTGGAACTTCGTTTTCAAGAAAACAATACCGCTTTTCTGGTACCCGGCCCACACGGTAACGTTCCTGCTGCCGGGCGACGCAAGGGTACTGTTCGCCGCGCTGCTGGGAGTGATACTCGGCATCCTGCTGGCCGTGGCCGCCCACCGGAAGTGAGCAGCACCGCCGGTTTGGAGATTGGTGAAAATAGCCTATCTTTGCACCGTCTTTTACACGCCCTTTCATGCGCCGGCCGTGCAGAGACAACGGGGTGTAGCGCAGTCCGGTTAGCGCACCTGCTTTGGGAGCAGGGGGTCGTGGGTTCGAATCCCGCTACCCCGACAAGCCTAAGAAACTGGCAATTACAGTTTTTTAGGCTTTTTCATTTGCGTTTCCCCTATCCTTTTTATCGCCACACATTAGGTAATGAATAGTCAAAACAGGTAAATTTGAGGCAAATCTTATGCAAGATTCAAGCAACAAGCGCGGTCGAACTACTCCTTGACAAAAGATACACAGCGTGACAAAACATACCCACCCAAAGGGAGGGTCAGTCACCGAGACAACTTGCTTGTCCAATAATCGCAGCACCTTGCAGACAGCAGGGAGCGCTATTCTCCGGTTATCTCAATCAGATTATTTTCCGGCCCGAGAATACAACTCTCGTAATAACCGTCTCCCGTCGTCCTCGGTCCGCTAAGTACCTCGTAACCGTCGCTGCCGAGCCGACAGGTCAGTTCGTCCACCGCCTCCCTGCTGCCCACCCCCATCGCAATATGGGCAAGACCGCAACGCGGCGACGGCCCCGCATCGTCCGAAAGACCGGGGCAGGTCATTATCTCCAACCGCGAACCGTCGCCGAAAACGAGAAAATACGACCTGAAACCCGTACGGACATTATGGTACACGGCACCTGTCGAAGCCCCGAAATAGTGTACGAAAAAATCCCTGACACACTCGATGTCATGTGCATAAATGGCAACGTGGTCTATTCTCATACTTCCTGTTACACATTGACGGACGACATGCGGCCCGGGGACCGCGGTCTGTCCGATACTCCGTCGTCCTGTACCCGGCTGGAACGGATGCCTCGACAACTATTTACCGCAATCGACCGCTATCTTGATTACACCGTCTGCCCTCTCCTCGAAAAGACGGTATGCCTCTCCGATACGGCTCAACGGGAAACGATGGGTAATGAGCGGCGTTGTGTCGATTCTACCCTCCTCGAGAAGACGGAGAATCTCGGCACAGTCGCAGCCATCCACCCCTCCCGTCTTGAAGGTCAGGTTTTTTCCGTACATTTCCGGCAAAGGCAGCAACTGCGGTCTGTCATAAAGCGCGACAACCGTGACGACGGCATTGGGACGTGCACACTCCCACGCCAACCGGAACGTATCGGTTCCTCCAGCCACTTCCAGCACCGCATCGGCCCCTCCATGGTCGCTGTGGCGAAGCACGAAATCCCGGCACTCTTCCGAGCCGGTCACCAGCACACCGGGATAATGCTCCTTCACGAAACGGGCTCTTTCCGGCGAATTTTCGCAGACGATGACGCGCTTCGGCCTCTTCAGCATCACGCAGAGCAAGGTGCACAGCCCCGTAGGCCCCGCCCCGATGACCAGTACCGTATCCCCCTCCGTTATCTCCGAAATACGGGCAGCCCAGAATCCGGTAGCGAGCAGGTCTCCCACGAACAGGGCCTGTTCGTCGCTCACCGCATCGGGAATACGGTTCAGACCCCGGTCGGCATAAGGGACCCGGACATACTCCGCCTGACCGCCGTCGATACGACATCCCAACGCCCAGCCCCCCTCCGGGTCGGTGCAATTGTTCACATAGCCGCGGCGGCAGAAGAAACACTCGCCGCAAAAGGTCTCGACGTTCACCGTCACCCTGTCACCAACCTTCACCGAGGCAACCTCCGCCCCCACCTGCTCCACCACTCCCACCATCTCGTGTCCGACGGTGATGCCCGGCACCGCACGGGGCACGCTGCCGTGCTTGATATGCAGGTCGCTCGTACAAATACTGCACAGCGTCACGCGTACGACCGCATCGCGCGGCCCTGTCAGTTTCGGTACCGGCTTATCCGACAGTCCGAATTTCCCGTGTTCGATATAAGTGTATGCCCGCATGGCGAAAAATCCTTTCGACAAATTTAGCCATTTTCCGCACACGCAGGACATCCAGGACATGCCATCGGCACCGAATCACTCCCCTTTCCAAAGGGATGCCCGCTCCCGCCGCAATGTACCGCCGGAAAATATTTTCAGCACCGGATGCAACAAAACGCCCCCCTTCCGCATCCTATTAACAAAGGGGAGCGCCGAAGAGGCCTGCCCGAAACCGCCACAATGGAAAAGTCATGAAAACACGCCTTTTATCCGGACTGCTTTCGCTGCTCGGATTCTCCGGAATCGCCGCATCGTGCAACAGCGAAGAGTACCAATCCGCCGGCGAATACGGCACGCCGTACGCCCGCTTCACTTTCAAAGGGACCGTCACCGATGCCGAGGCCCACTCGCCGCTGGAAGGCATCCGGGTAATCTCCCGCAGCGCAGAGGCACCGGAGCTGACCGATACGGTCTATACAGACCGGGCCGGCGCATACCTTATGGAGTTCGAACACATCTTCCCGAACGTAGAGAAGGTCGAACTCCGGGCCGACGCACAGGAGAGGGAGAACGGCATTCTGTTCGAGGAAGCCCGTCACACCATCATCATAACGGAGGAGGATTACACCGGTCGGGGGGAAGGCAGTTCATGGAACCACGGCACCGTCACGAAGAGCGTGGATTTCGCTCTGGAGCGCAAAAAATGAAAACGACGTACCGATAATTCCGGTCGGAGCCCCCGTCCGCGCAATCATTTAACCGACAATTATTAATTTTGCCGAAAGATTCGACAGGAACGTACACGCTCCCCCTTTACGAACCGCACACATACGACATGAAAAACGTTTTCCGTTTACAATCATCGCTATTGACCGTTCTGGTGGCGGCGGTACTGCTTGCGGGCGGATGTTCGGCCGCAGCGGACGCCCCGTCGGAAAACGGCGGCGCCAGGCCGCCTGAGGAGGGAAAGCACCATCCGCTGAACATCTCGCTCGACGGGAAGGTCGGCTGGATAAACGAATCGGGCAACGTCGTCCCGATATACGGCATCAAGGTCACCATGATAGACGGCGAAGGGATACGCACGGACTCCACGCACACCAACTACAACGGCCGGTTCCTGATAGAACACGCCGCCGTGGCGGTCGGAAATTCCTGGGAGGCCCGACATATCTATGTCGAGATAATGGACGACAGAAGCCCGGAAGACAAACTCGGGAAGCCTACCTACAAATACCGGCGCATCCTGAAAGAGATAAACTCCGCCCCAAACAACGAAGCCTTCCTCACCATGGACGACATCATCGTGGAGAGGATAGACAGCGAATAATGCCGGAGAGAGGATGAAGAACGGCTTGGGAGTGCGCAGACGGCTCGCACTCGACATATTCTCCAATATAGAGGACAAACGCATCGCGGCTCACGAACTGCGTACCATCATGTGGGAGGCTACCCTCCGCTGCAACCTCGCGTGCCGTCACTGCGGAAGCGACTGCCGCAGCGAGGCCGCCGTACCCGACATGCCCGCCGCCGATTTTCTCCGGACAATCGATACGATAACCCCACATGTCGTTCCGAATCGGGTTCTCATCGTCATTACGGGCGGAGAGGCCCTGATGCGGCGCGACATCGAAGAGGTCGGACGGGCCCTTTACGACCGGGGGTATCCGTGGGGCATCGTCACGAACGGAATGCTGCTCGACGAACGCCGCCTGGAGTCGCTGCTTCGTGCCGGCCTGCATACGGCTACCGTCAGCCTCGACGGTTTCGCCGAAACTCATAACCGCATACGGCGGAACGAACGCAGCTACGAACGCGCGCTCGGCGCCCTCCGGCTGCTCGCCCGTCAGCCGGACATCCTCTACGATGCCGTGACCTGCGCCAATGCAGACACCCTCGCCACCCTGCCCCGATTCCGGGATTTCCTGATAGCCGAAGGGGTGAAACGCTGGCGCATCTTCACCATCTTCCCGGTAGGCCGCGGCGCAGACGACCCGAGTCTGCAACTCGATACGGAACAATTCCGCCGTCTGATGGAGTTCATCCGAGATACGCGCCGCGAAGGCCGCATCGCGGTCAATTACGGATGCGAAGGCTTTCTCGGCCGGTACGAAGGCGATGTACGCGACACGTTCTACCACTGCAGCGCCGGCGTATCCATCGCCGGCATCAGGGTAGACGGCGCCATCTCGGGATGCACGAGCATTCGGGCCCGCTACGACCAGGGCAACATTTACCGAGACAATTTCATGGACGTATGGAACAACCGTTTCGCACCATACCGCGACCGCGAATGGATGCGGCACGGTGCGTGCGGGAATTGCCGCGTATTCAAATATTGCCGCGGCAACGGGATGCATCTGCGCGACGAAACGGGACAACTGCTCGTGTGCCATTACAAGAAACTGTTATGACCTATGGAATATAAAGTAGAGAGAGACGGCACGCTGCTGCCGTTTCTGTTGGAACGCATGGAAGGCAGAAGCCGCAGCTCCGTGAAATCGTATCTGACGCACGGACAGGTCGCGGTGAACGGATGCCATACCACCCGCCACGACACCCCGCTGACAGCAGGCGACACGGTTACGGTCACAAAACACCGGACAGCCGGAACACTGCATCACCCGATGCTCCGCATCGTGTACGAAGACGAACGGCTGATAGTTGCCGACAAACGGAACGGATTGCTTTCGGTCGGTACCGAAAAAGAGCACCGCAAAACCGCCTTCTACATCCTGAGCGAATATATCAAAAGGAACAATCCCGCGGCCCGGCTCTTTGTGGTGCACCGCCTCGACCGGGAAACTTCCGGTCTGATGATTTATGCCAAAGACCAGCGGACACAGGAAATCCTGCAAAAGAACTGGAAAACCATGGTGCTCGATAGACGCTACGCGGCCGTCGTGGAGGGGCGCCTGCCGCAGACGAAAGGAACCATCGCCACTCTCCTCCGCGAAGACCGCAACCGCAAAGTCTGGGCCTCTTGCAACGGTACGGGAGAGGAGGCCGCCACGGACTATACCGTCCTGCGGGAAGGGCGGAACTACTCCCTCGTGGAACTCTCGCTCCACACGGGCAAGAAGAATCAGATACGG
Proteins encoded:
- a CDS encoding VOC family protein encodes the protein MRIDHVAIYAHDIECVRDFFVHYFGASTGAVYHNVRTGFRSYFLVFGDGSRLEIMTCPGLSDDAGPSPRCGLAHIAMGVGSREAVDELTCRLGSDGYEVLSGPRTTGDGYYESCILGPENNLIEITGE
- a CDS encoding RluA family pseudouridine synthase; its protein translation is MEYKVERDGTLLPFLLERMEGRSRSSVKSYLTHGQVAVNGCHTTRHDTPLTAGDTVTVTKHRTAGTLHHPMLRIVYEDERLIVADKRNGLLSVGTEKEHRKTAFYILSEYIKRNNPAARLFVVHRLDRETSGLMIYAKDQRTQEILQKNWKTMVLDRRYAAVVEGRLPQTKGTIATLLREDRNRKVWASCNGTGEEAATDYTVLREGRNYSLVELSLHTGKKNQIRAHMEWMKTPIAGDKKYGAQTNPAGRVCLHAYKLCFIHPTTGERLDFSTGIPRIFEDTVV
- a CDS encoding TIGR04133 family radical SAM/SPASM protein, whose amino-acid sequence is MKNGLGVRRRLALDIFSNIEDKRIAAHELRTIMWEATLRCNLACRHCGSDCRSEAAVPDMPAADFLRTIDTITPHVVPNRVLIVITGGEALMRRDIEEVGRALYDRGYPWGIVTNGMLLDERRLESLLRAGLHTATVSLDGFAETHNRIRRNERSYERALGALRLLARQPDILYDAVTCANADTLATLPRFRDFLIAEGVKRWRIFTIFPVGRGADDPSLQLDTEQFRRLMEFIRDTRREGRIAVNYGCEGFLGRYEGDVRDTFYHCSAGVSIAGIRVDGAISGCTSIRARYDQGNIYRDNFMDVWNNRFAPYRDREWMRHGACGNCRVFKYCRGNGMHLRDETGQLLVCHYKKLL
- a CDS encoding TolC family protein, which translates into the protein MKQIRIIILALPLLALPALAGGEEVSLDRCREMALENNRRIAIARQADEQAAYTVKATKANFFPKFSAGAYGLYASSANDMKLALGDIRLFDPSTLEGIVPPALEPWLDRLSLLRLPELSLKLDLNNSYLAGVSIEQPVYMGGKIHSAYRMARIGDELAALNVCLTEEEVIVETDRAYWTYVQTLELRKSAGAYKAVVEEFLRTVSNAVEAGMKSRNDLMKVQVQLNRAELQLQRADNGVRLSRMNLCQMVGLPLDSDIVPSESFGDETAPAAAGTDITARPEYTMLCKQVELKRQEQRFIQSDFLPSVGVRGGYNYTYGMKINGRPLFDNGGFSAMIAVSIPLFHWGEGMNKVRAAKAETAMAELQRDEMAEKMELEAQQALNAVNEYILEVRLTESALSQAEENMQTSGNFYEAGMEPISDYLEAQAIWQNASAEYIAARAKLAISRSEYMKAAGLL
- a CDS encoding alcohol dehydrogenase produces the protein MRAYTYIEHGKFGLSDKPVPKLTGPRDAVVRVTLCSICTSDLHIKHGSVPRAVPGITVGHEMVGVVEQVGAEVASVKVGDRVTVNVETFCGECFFCRRGYVNNCTDPEGGWALGCRIDGGQAEYVRVPYADRGLNRIPDAVSDEQALFVGDLLATGFWAARISEITEGDTVLVIGAGPTGLCTLLCVMLKRPKRVIVCENSPERARFVKEHYPGVLVTGSEECRDFVLRHSDHGGADAVLEVAGGTDTFRLAWECARPNAVVTVVALYDRPQLLPLPEMYGKNLTFKTGGVDGCDCAEILRLLEEGRIDTTPLITHRFPLSRIGEAYRLFEERADGVIKIAVDCGK
- a CDS encoding radical SAM-associated putative lipoprotein is translated as MKTRLLSGLLSLLGFSGIAASCNSEEYQSAGEYGTPYARFTFKGTVTDAEAHSPLEGIRVISRSAEAPELTDTVYTDRAGAYLMEFEHIFPNVEKVELRADAQERENGILFEEARHTIIITEEDYTGRGEGSSWNHGTVTKSVDFALERKK